One Danio rerio strain Tuebingen ecotype United States chromosome 9, GRCz12tu, whole genome shotgun sequence genomic region harbors:
- the gtpbp8 gene encoding GTP-binding protein 8 isoform X1 — protein MLRIKALAPLQTRVSCWLLVLQRGHRLASIKHVCQLSERKRQSLLYPFSDLEGHLFSQVNQAQFKIFHPSLEELRQAETLFTPSSKHVINYSTSAVRMDHVPILKQPEVCFMGRSNVGKSSLIRALFSLAPEVEVRVSKTPGHTKKLNFFTVGKAFTLVDMPGYGHMAPQDFVEMVEPYLQERHNLARTFLLVDASAGLQSTDLVAVEMFEEFNLPYVLVVTKIDRTRQGALLALALELQDFIKKQTTACFPQPFLVSSVQFSGIHLLRCFIAHVTGKQLLSAKQS, from the exons ATGCTGAGGATAAAGGCACTGGCACCACTGCAGACACGAGTATCGTGTTGGCTTTTGGTCCTTCAGAGAGGTCATCGTCTGGCCTCCATCAAACATGTGTGTCAGCTCTCAGAGAGGAAGCGTCAGAGTCTGCTGTACCCTTTTAGTGATCTGGAGGGGCACCTGTTCTCACAGGTCAATCAGGCACAATTCAAGATCTTCCATCCCAGTTTGGAGGAACTCCGCCAGGCAGAGACACTTTTCACTCCCTCCTCTAAACATGTCATCAACTACTCGACTTCTGCTGTCAGGATGGACCATGTCCCTATTCTTAAACAGCCTGAG GTGTGTTTTATGGGCAGGAGTAATGTGGGGAAGTCTTCTCTCATCCGTGCCTTATTCTCTCTTGCACCAGAGGTGGAAGTGCGGGTCTCTAAAACTCCA GGTCACACCAAAAAGCTCAATTTCTTTACTGTGGGAAAAGCGTTTACTCTAGTAGACATGCCTGGCTATGGACACATGGCACCACAGGACTTTGTAGAGATGGTTGAACCGTATCTTCAGGAGCGCCACAA TTTGGCGAGGACGTTCTTGCTGGTGGATGCAAGTGCAGGATTGCAGAGTACTGATTTAGTTGCTGTGGAGATGTTTGAAGAATTTAATTTGCCTTATGTG ctgGTGGTAACCAAGATAGACAGAACCCGACAGGGTGCTTTGTTGGCTCTTGCTCTGGAGCTTCAGGACTTCATCAAAAAGCAAACCACAGCTTGTTTCCCACAACCATTTTTAGTGAG TTCAGTCCAATTCTCCGGGATTCACCTGCTCAGATGTTTCATAGCACACGTAACTGGGAAACAACTGCTTTCTGCTAAACAATCATGA